A window from Centropristis striata isolate RG_2023a ecotype Rhode Island chromosome 2, C.striata_1.0, whole genome shotgun sequence encodes these proteins:
- the tppp3 gene encoding tubulin polymerization-promoting protein family member 3 codes for MAESGAMDRLLVAFKKFAVHGDTKATGKEMHGKNWAKLCKDCKIIDSKNVTSTDVDIIFSKVKQKTSRVITYDEFQRALEDLAPKRFRGQSKDEALQSIYGLVEGREPSNVGVTKVAKVAALDRLTDTSRYTGSHKERFDDTGKGKGREGREEIVENTGYVCAYKNAGMYDHKAKTEK; via the exons ATGGCGGAGAGTGGGGCCATGGACCGGCTCCTGGTGGCGTTTAAGAAGTTCGCCGTCCACGGAGACACGAAGGCCACGGGGAAGGAGATGCACGGGAAGAACTGGGCCAAACTCTGCAAGGACTGCAAGATCATCGACAGCAAGAATGTCACCAGCACCGACGTGGACATCATCTTCTCCAAAGTCAA ACAGAAGACATCTCGGGTCATCACCTATGATGAGTTCCAGAGAGCTCTGGAGGACTTGGCCCCAAAGAGGTTCAGAGGTCAGAGCAAAGATGAGGCGCTGCAGTCCATCTACGGGCTGGTGGAGGGTCGCGAGCCATCCAACGTGGGCGTGACG AAAGTGGCGAAGGTGGCGGCGCTGGACCGCCTGACTGACACCTCCCGTTACACCGGGTCACACAAGGAGCGATTCGACGACACCGGCAAGGGCAAAGGTCGCGAGGGCCGCGAGGAGATCGTGGAGAACACGGGCTACGTGTGTGCGTACAAGAACGCCGGCATGTACGACCACAAGGCCAAGACGGAGAAGTAA